One genomic segment of Diceros bicornis minor isolate mBicDic1 chromosome 13, mDicBic1.mat.cur, whole genome shotgun sequence includes these proteins:
- the CIMAP2 gene encoding lymphocyte expansion molecule has translation MATKWFTGAPFGVQSHRFDVSAVYPKQKKLSTFTEAPYSRFYSVDMSHMGPGTYGCKETCFSRKKLRKEAGTGWAKAQEATRLTRLPHFQYRAIMREKQLQNEKLGPGSYNFKDFLEQLQQKPCSTRGLLSSGEIRFRGLIGNYCPGPGNYGEKGNPYTKLEQSSWNRSHSEGLMCRMTNKPPPLAHQGSGLAPGTYSIKSGIEACLAKSMGTRGFYDTFSGDRSKPQPYGHYSVQEKPPRELMTFKSFVEELNSRHNKKRGVFSKVSRNPETPPERIYWSTLSQCPRKLATSGPGMWLPPEKKCKRVSQPPFLLSSKRIGMKAYQTLLGSWNPVGVGRYLNPWLMETKDRRQRYRSLFLGGSKRYPSDPAWDRLMQERITPFTKGKCPPVVDHNSDPTP, from the exons ATGGCCACCAAGTGGTTCACTGGGGCGCCCTTCGGGGTGCAGAGCcacag GTTTGACGTCTCCGCTGTTTATCCCAAACAGAAGAAGTTGAGCACCTTCACGGAGGCCCCATACTCCAGGTTTTATTCCGTGGACATG TCCCACATGGGACCTGGGACCTACGGCTGCAAGGAGACCTGCTTCAGCAGGAAGAAGCTGAGGAAGGAGGCGGGCACAGGCTGGGCCAAGGCCCAGGAAGCCACCCGGCTGACCCGGCTGCCCCACTTCCAGTACCGGGCCATCATGAGAGAGAAGCAGCTGCAG AACGAAAAGCTGGGGCCCGGCTCCTACAACTTCAAAGACTTCTTAGAACAGCTGCAGCAGAAACCGTGCAGCACCCGGGGGCTGCTCAGCTCTGGGGAGATTCGCTTCCGAGGACTCATCGGG AACTACTGTCCAGGCCCTGGAAATTACGGGGAGAAGGGCAACCCGTACACGAAGCTGGAGCAGAGCTCCTGGAACCGGTCGCATTCTGAGGGCCTCATGTGCAGGATGACCAACAAGCCGCCCCCGTTGGCCCATCAG GGGAGTGGTCTGGCACCAGGCACCTACTCCATCAAAAGTGGCATCGAAGCATGCCTGGCAAAATCCATGGGCACTCGTGGCTTCTATGACACTTTCTCTGGTGACCGGAGCAAGCCCCAGCCTTACGGACATTACTCTGTGCAG GAAAAACCCCCCAGGGAACTGATGACTTTCAAGAGTTTTGTGGAAGAACTTAACTCACGTCACAATAAGAAGCGTGGGGTTTTTTCAAAAGTTTCCCGCAACCCAGAAACCCCTCCTGAGAGGATTTACTGGTCCACCCTCAGCCAGTGCCCCCGAAAACTA GCCACATCTGGTCCCGGGATGTggcttcctccagagaagaaatgCAAACGTGTCAGCCAGCCACCGTTCCTGCTGTCCTCCAAGAGGATAGGCATGAAGGCCTACCAGACGCTTTTGGGAAGCTGG AACCCTGTAGGTGTGGGCCGCTACCTCAACCCCTGGCTGATGGAGACAAAGGACCGGCGGCAGCGATATCGGTCCCTGTTCCTGGGCGGATCCAAGCGCTATCCCTCCGACCCGGCCTGGGACAGGCTCATGCA GGAAAGGATCACACCGTTTACTAAGGGGAAGTGCCCACCCGTCGTGGATCACAATTCAGATCCTACTCCTTAA